The Branchiostoma floridae strain S238N-H82 chromosome 17, Bfl_VNyyK, whole genome shotgun sequence genome has a window encoding:
- the LOC118405174 gene encoding gastrula zinc finger protein XlCGF64.1-like gives MEEPTCAPPIENLHVPTCHPEKETRYVLVDNQTADMKRQQDDDVSWTEMSIKPEERVSSPLHCKEKRTRFVGKYACKECGYVAPYKSHLSRHMRKHTGEKPYKCDQCDYSAAQKGDLDQHIMIKHTSERPHMCGECGYRTAVRSALSVHMRKHTGEKPYRCNQCEFSAARKGDLLQHVMINHTGEKPYICVECGYMTAVRANLSAHKRTHSSVKPYKCDKCEYSSTRKYCLKQHMNKHTGEKPYLCGECCYRTDTTANLYRHMKKHNR, from the coding sequence ATGGAGGAGCCAACATGTGCACCACCCATTGAGAACCTGCATGTGCCTACTTGTCATCCTGAGAAGGAGACAAGATACGTACTAGTAGACAACCAGACGGCTGACATGAAAAGGCAACAGGATGATGACGTGTCTTGGACAGAAATGTCAATCAAACCTGAGGAAAGAGTCTCATCTCCTCTACACTGTAAGGAGaagaggaccaggtttgtggGGAAATATGCTTGTAAGGAGTGTGGCTACGTGGCACCTTACAAGTCCCACCTTTCACGTcacatgagaaaacacaccggtgagaaaccctacaagtgtgaccagtgtgactactccgCTGCACAAAAGGGCGACTTGGACCAACACATTATGATAAAACACACCAGTGAGAGACCtcacatgtgtggggagtgcggatacaggaccgCCGTAAGGTCTGCACTATCTGtacacatgagaaaacatacgGGCGAGAAACCGTACAGATGTAACCAGTGCGAGttttctgctgcacggaaaggTGATCTCCTTCAACACGTCATGATCAaccacactggggagaaaccctacatatgcGTGGAGTGTGGGTACATGACAGCTGTTAGGGCGAACCTGTCCGCACACAAGAGAACACACTCGAGCgtgaaaccctacaagtgtgacaagtgcGAGTATTCATCAACGCGAAAGTACTGCCTGAAACAGCACATGAacaaacacaccggagaaaagccCTACTTATGTGGGGAATGTTGTTATAGGACTGATACTACAGCTAACTTGTACAGGCATATGAAAAAACATAACAGGTAG